The proteins below come from a single Panicum hallii strain FIL2 chromosome 7, PHallii_v3.1, whole genome shotgun sequence genomic window:
- the LOC112901054 gene encoding GATA transcription factor 26-like isoform X2, which produces MGKQGPCRHCGVTSTPLWRNGPPDKPVLCNACGSRWRTKGSLANYTPMHRKDDIDDDEPRVSKLKPPTSKLKSQKKKASHIIMENVPFSGQNFLKMGDADTSNRSSLGSAISYSESCAPYGDVDASEMSGSAQSHAWESLVPSRKRSCVTRPKASPVEKLVKDLKSIMHEDQLYYLSGSSEEDLLYHSETPVGSFEIGSGSVLLRHPNSKSPEEESEASSIPSDGKSYITSESYSGSALFVVHDGNKGTVNLKAAIATPKRLPLHIEDNASRDKLHCKKQHILESIDSPLVSVDLEEKEIKEIGEVENISESIGFAGSTMKLLKRSHDTHIQGDSVGSDS; this is translated from the exons ATGGGGAAGCAAGGTCCCTGCCGTCATTGCGGAGTCACAA GTACTCCCCTTTGGCGAAATGGGCCACCAGATAAGCCAGTGCTTTGCAATGCATGTGGTTCGAGATGGAGAACGAAGGGTTCGTTGGCAAACTACACTCCGATGCATCGCAAGGATGACATTGATGATGATGAACCTAGAGTTAGCAAGCTGAAGCCGCCAACATCAAAGCTCAAGTCACAGAAGAAAAAAGCAAGTCACATCATAATGGAGAATGTTCCATTTTCTGGTCAGAATTTTCTAAAGATGGGGGATGCTGACACAAGCAATCGATCTAGCTTGGGCTCTGCAATATCATACTCTGAGAGTTGCGCCCCATATGGCGATGTTGATGCAAGTGAAATGAGTG GTTCAGCACAATCACATGCTTGGGAGTCCCTAGTGCCATCAAGAAAGAGGAGCTGTGTCACTCGTCCAAAGGCTTCGCCTGTAGAAAAGCTTGTAAAAGATCTTAAATCCATCATGCATGAAGATCAGTTATATTACCTTTCAGGATCCTCAGAGGAAGACCTACTGTACCATAGTGAAACTCCTGTGGGTTCCTTTGAAATAGGCTCTGGAAGTGTCCTTCTAAGGCATCCGAACTCGAAATCACCAGAGGAAGAATCAGAAGCAAGCTCCATTCCTTCAGATGGTAAATCATATATTACAAGTGAATCCTATTCAGGGTCTGCCTTGTTTGTTGTTCACGATGGAAACAAGGGAACAGTCAACTTAAAGGCTGCAATTGCGACGCCAAAGAGGTTGCCACTGCATATTGAAGATAATGCTAGCAG GGATAAACTTCATTGTAAAAAACAGCATATCCTGGAGAGCATTGACTCACCTTTAGTTTCAGTAGACTTAGAG GAAAAGGAGATTAAGGAAATTGGGGAAGTGGAGAATATCAGTGAATCAATAGGCTTTGCTGGGTCCACCATGAAACTGCTCAAAAGATCCCATGACACCCACATTCAGGGTGACTCAG TTGGATCTGATAGCTAA
- the LOC112901054 gene encoding GATA transcription factor 26-like isoform X1 codes for MGKQGPCRHCGVTSTPLWRNGPPDKPVLCNACGSRWRTKGSLANYTPMHRKDDIDDDEPRVSKLKPPTSKLKSQKKKASHIIMENVPFSGQNFLKMGDADTSNRSSLGSAISYSESCAPYGDVDASEMSGSAQSHAWESLVPSRKRSCVTRPKASPVEKLVKDLKSIMHEDQLYYLSGSSEEDLLYHSETPVGSFEIGSGSVLLRHPNSKSPEEESEASSIPSDGKSYITSESYSGSALFVVHDGNKGTVNLKAAIATPKRLPLHIEDNASRDKLHCKKQHILESIDSPLVSVDLEEKEIKEIGEVENISESIGFAGSTMKLLKRSHDTHIQGDSEIDFALIK; via the exons ATGGGGAAGCAAGGTCCCTGCCGTCATTGCGGAGTCACAA GTACTCCCCTTTGGCGAAATGGGCCACCAGATAAGCCAGTGCTTTGCAATGCATGTGGTTCGAGATGGAGAACGAAGGGTTCGTTGGCAAACTACACTCCGATGCATCGCAAGGATGACATTGATGATGATGAACCTAGAGTTAGCAAGCTGAAGCCGCCAACATCAAAGCTCAAGTCACAGAAGAAAAAAGCAAGTCACATCATAATGGAGAATGTTCCATTTTCTGGTCAGAATTTTCTAAAGATGGGGGATGCTGACACAAGCAATCGATCTAGCTTGGGCTCTGCAATATCATACTCTGAGAGTTGCGCCCCATATGGCGATGTTGATGCAAGTGAAATGAGTG GTTCAGCACAATCACATGCTTGGGAGTCCCTAGTGCCATCAAGAAAGAGGAGCTGTGTCACTCGTCCAAAGGCTTCGCCTGTAGAAAAGCTTGTAAAAGATCTTAAATCCATCATGCATGAAGATCAGTTATATTACCTTTCAGGATCCTCAGAGGAAGACCTACTGTACCATAGTGAAACTCCTGTGGGTTCCTTTGAAATAGGCTCTGGAAGTGTCCTTCTAAGGCATCCGAACTCGAAATCACCAGAGGAAGAATCAGAAGCAAGCTCCATTCCTTCAGATGGTAAATCATATATTACAAGTGAATCCTATTCAGGGTCTGCCTTGTTTGTTGTTCACGATGGAAACAAGGGAACAGTCAACTTAAAGGCTGCAATTGCGACGCCAAAGAGGTTGCCACTGCATATTGAAGATAATGCTAGCAG GGATAAACTTCATTGTAAAAAACAGCATATCCTGGAGAGCATTGACTCACCTTTAGTTTCAGTAGACTTAGAG GAAAAGGAGATTAAGGAAATTGGGGAAGTGGAGAATATCAGTGAATCAATAGGCTTTGCTGGGTCCACCATGAAACTGCTCAAAAGATCCCATGACACCCACATTCAGGGTGACTCAG AGATAGATTTCGCTCTCATCAAGTGA
- the LOC112901054 gene encoding GATA transcription factor 26-like isoform X3, with product MGKQGPCRHCGVTSTPLWRNGPPDKPVLCNACGSRWRTKGSLANYTPMHRKDDIDDDEPRVSKLKPPTSKLKSQKKKASHIIMENVPFSGQNFLKMGDADTSNRSSLGSAISYSESCAPYGDVDASEMSGSAQSHAWESLVPSRKRSCVTRPKASPVEKLVKDLKSIMHEDQLYYLSGSSEEDLLYHSETPVGSFEIGSGSVLLRHPNSKSPEEESEASSIPSDGKSYITSESYSGSALFVVHDGNKGTVNLKAAIATPKRLPLHIEDNASRDKLHCKKQHILESIDSPLVSVDLEEKEIKEIGEVENISESIGFAGSTMKLLKRSHDTHIQGDSGL from the exons ATGGGGAAGCAAGGTCCCTGCCGTCATTGCGGAGTCACAA GTACTCCCCTTTGGCGAAATGGGCCACCAGATAAGCCAGTGCTTTGCAATGCATGTGGTTCGAGATGGAGAACGAAGGGTTCGTTGGCAAACTACACTCCGATGCATCGCAAGGATGACATTGATGATGATGAACCTAGAGTTAGCAAGCTGAAGCCGCCAACATCAAAGCTCAAGTCACAGAAGAAAAAAGCAAGTCACATCATAATGGAGAATGTTCCATTTTCTGGTCAGAATTTTCTAAAGATGGGGGATGCTGACACAAGCAATCGATCTAGCTTGGGCTCTGCAATATCATACTCTGAGAGTTGCGCCCCATATGGCGATGTTGATGCAAGTGAAATGAGTG GTTCAGCACAATCACATGCTTGGGAGTCCCTAGTGCCATCAAGAAAGAGGAGCTGTGTCACTCGTCCAAAGGCTTCGCCTGTAGAAAAGCTTGTAAAAGATCTTAAATCCATCATGCATGAAGATCAGTTATATTACCTTTCAGGATCCTCAGAGGAAGACCTACTGTACCATAGTGAAACTCCTGTGGGTTCCTTTGAAATAGGCTCTGGAAGTGTCCTTCTAAGGCATCCGAACTCGAAATCACCAGAGGAAGAATCAGAAGCAAGCTCCATTCCTTCAGATGGTAAATCATATATTACAAGTGAATCCTATTCAGGGTCTGCCTTGTTTGTTGTTCACGATGGAAACAAGGGAACAGTCAACTTAAAGGCTGCAATTGCGACGCCAAAGAGGTTGCCACTGCATATTGAAGATAATGCTAGCAG GGATAAACTTCATTGTAAAAAACAGCATATCCTGGAGAGCATTGACTCACCTTTAGTTTCAGTAGACTTAGAG GAAAAGGAGATTAAGGAAATTGGGGAAGTGGAGAATATCAGTGAATCAATAGGCTTTGCTGGGTCCACCATGAAACTGCTCAAAAGATCCCATGACACCCACATTCAGGGTGACTCAG GTTTATGA
- the LOC112900258 gene encoding probable calcium-binding protein CML22 has translation MGHGKALLVSHHHHQPARHLMHCRAHTVPAMPPSSPLVKLPLLPRGLLSYIPTSILPSGRESAATPTTCSSPSKPQPAPPCPKKMSSSSVQQQTGSGSGKQADQAELARVFELFDKNGDGRITREELEDSLGKLGMSVPGDELASMIARIDANGDGCVDVEEFGELYRAIMDGGAGAGEEGGSAGEEADDDMREAFRVFDANGDGYITVDELGAVLSSLGLKQGRTAEECRRMIGRVDRDGDGRVDFHEFRQMMRAGGLATLG, from the coding sequence ATGGGCCATGGGAAAGCTTTGCTTGTatcgcaccaccaccaccagccaGCAAGGCATCTAATGCATTGCCGAGCCCACACGGTGCCCGCCATGCCACCGTCCTCCCCTCTCGTCAAGCTCCCCCTCCTGCCGCGCGGCCTGCTCTCCTATATCCCCACCTCCATCCTCCCGAGCGGCCGCGAGAGCGCCGCCACGCCCACCACCTGCAGCTCGCCCTCGAAGCCGCAGCCCGCGCCGCCTTGCCCCAAGAAgatgtcgtcgtcgtcggtgcAGCAGCAGACGGGGAGCGGGAGCGGCAAGCAGGCCGACCAGGCGGAGCTGGCGCGCGTGTTCGAGCTGTTCGACAAGAACGGCGACGGGCGCATCAcgcgggaggagctggaggactCGCTGGGCAAGCTGGGGATGTCCGTGCCGGGCGACGAGCTCGCGTCCATGATCGCGCGCATCGACGCCAACGGCGACGGGTGCGTGGACGTGGAGGAGTTCGGGGAGCTCTACCGTGCCATCatggacggcggcgccggcgccggggaggagggggggtccgccggcgaggaggcggacGACGACATGCGGGAGGCGTTCCGGGTGTTCGACGCCAACGGCGACGGGTATATCACGGTGGACGAGCTCGGCGCGGTGCTGTCGTCGCTGGGGCTGAAGCAGGGCCGCACCGCGGAGGAGTGCCGGCGCATGATCGGCCGCGTCGaccgcgacggcgacggcagGGTCGACTTCCACGAGTTCCGCCAGATGATGCGCGCCGGCGGGCTCGCCACGCTCGGgtga
- the LOC112901073 gene encoding uncharacterized CRM domain-containing protein At3g25440, chloroplastic isoform X1, whose amino-acid sequence MASRLFLIRRTTSALRRQTPRARSFHPSSDGGNLASSRGTLELLAPPPSSPSYTFHKVFNRDAGFFSWLQRYNLQAYCCIHTSKSVSSEYQAMEEPQQNPGAAVSADDSAEPKPKRKKLKGKRAVTRFLKSLRWKKKKEIQRMTAEEKILYKLKLARKKEERLVAALKKIEPDDPSEPTHDPEVLTPEEHFYFLKMGQKCKNYVPVGRRGIYQGVILNMHLHWKKHQTLQVIVKTFTPDEVKEIATELARLSGGIVLDIQDGNTIIMYRGKNYVQPPPEIMSPKVTLPRKKALDKSKYKEKLRSVRRYIPRLEQELEDLHAQMKLSGEHKGGIGKYVASVSQNANSMAARVESSISVRDKTVSDLLSESVEGSKRLEDESSEVEDVSASESMSFSESEDLSDIFETESEEQEEGNKEHPLYLDRLDKFPSENNDNEQDDFEEHLRKIASLSDKTDSPSKELKVSELDEIDKIFLRASSLLKKR is encoded by the exons ATGGCCAGCCGCCTCTTCCTAATCCGGCGGACCACAAGTGCATTGCGGCGGCAGACACCACGAGCACGCTCGTTTCACCCGTCGTCTGACGGTGGGAACTTGGCGTCTTCCCGCGGGACGCTGGAACTTCTCGCGCCTCCTCCCAGCTCACCATC TTATACTTTCCACAAGGTTTTCAACCGAGATGCTGGGTTCTTCAGTTGGCTACAGAGGTATAATCTTCAAGCCTACTGTTGTATCCATACAAGCAAATCAGTTAGTAGTGAATATCAGGCTATGGAGGAGCCTCAACAAAATCCAGGAGCGGCTGTATCAGCTGATGATTCTGCTGAACCAAAACCAAAGAGGAAAAAGCTGAAAGGGAAGAGGGCAGTAACAAgatttttgaaatccttgagatggaaaaagaaaaaggagattCAGAGAATGACTGCAGAGGAGAAGATTTTGTACAAACTGAAGCTA GCTCGAAAGAAGGAAGAGCGGCTTGTCGCAGCACTGAAAAAAATTGAACCAGATGATCCTTCAGAACCTACACATGATCCGGAGGTGCTTACACCTGAAGAGCACTTCTATTTCCTCAAGATGGGCCAAAAATGTAAAAACTATGTGCCTGTTGGAAGACGTGGAATATACCAGGGAGTAATCTTGAACATGCACTTGCATTGGAAAAAGCACCAAACTCTCCAGGTAATTGTGAAGACATTCACACCAGATGAAGTCAAGGAAATTGCCACAGAGTTAGCCAGACTAAGTGGTGGGATTGTGCTTGACATTCAAGATGGGAACACAATTATTATGTACAGAGGGAAAAACTATGTGCAGCCACCACCAGAAATCATGTCTCCAAAAGTTACACTACCTAGAAAAAAG GCACTGGATAAATCCAAATACAAAGAAAAGCTCAGATCTGTCAGGAGGTACATTCCCAGGCTTGAGCAGGAGCTTGAAGATCTTCATGCGCAGATGAAGTTATCTGGAGAGCATAAAGGAGGTATAGGGAAATACGTTGCTTCAGTTTCACAAAATGCAAACAGTATGGCAGCAAGAGTAGAATCTTCTATCTCAGTTCGCGATAAAACTGTATCTGATCTGCTGTCAGAAAGCGTAGAGGGATCCAAGAGGTTAGAGGATGAAAGTTCTGAGGTTGAAGACGTCTCAGCTTCAGAGTCTATGTCATTTTCAGAGTCTGAGGATCTCTCAGACATTTTTGAGACAGAATCAGAGGAGCAGGAAGAAGGCAACAAGGAACACCCCTTGTATCTGGATAGGCTGGATAAATTTCCCTCGGAGAACAatgataatgaacaagatgatttTGAGGAGCATCTACGGAAGATCGCTTCACTTTCTGATAAGACCGATTCACCttcgaaagaactaaaagtgTCAGAGCTTGACGAGATTGATAAAATCTTTTTGAGAGCTAGTTCATTGTTGAAGAAAAGGTGA
- the LOC112901073 gene encoding uncharacterized CRM domain-containing protein At3g25440, chloroplastic isoform X2 has translation MEEPQQNPGAAVSADDSAEPKPKRKKLKGKRAVTRFLKSLRWKKKKEIQRMTAEEKILYKLKLARKKEERLVAALKKIEPDDPSEPTHDPEVLTPEEHFYFLKMGQKCKNYVPVGRRGIYQGVILNMHLHWKKHQTLQVIVKTFTPDEVKEIATELARLSGGIVLDIQDGNTIIMYRGKNYVQPPPEIMSPKVTLPRKKALDKSKYKEKLRSVRRYIPRLEQELEDLHAQMKLSGEHKGGIGKYVASVSQNANSMAARVESSISVRDKTVSDLLSESVEGSKRLEDESSEVEDVSASESMSFSESEDLSDIFETESEEQEEGNKEHPLYLDRLDKFPSENNDNEQDDFEEHLRKIASLSDKTDSPSKELKVSELDEIDKIFLRASSLLKKR, from the exons ATGGAGGAGCCTCAACAAAATCCAGGAGCGGCTGTATCAGCTGATGATTCTGCTGAACCAAAACCAAAGAGGAAAAAGCTGAAAGGGAAGAGGGCAGTAACAAgatttttgaaatccttgagatggaaaaagaaaaaggagattCAGAGAATGACTGCAGAGGAGAAGATTTTGTACAAACTGAAGCTA GCTCGAAAGAAGGAAGAGCGGCTTGTCGCAGCACTGAAAAAAATTGAACCAGATGATCCTTCAGAACCTACACATGATCCGGAGGTGCTTACACCTGAAGAGCACTTCTATTTCCTCAAGATGGGCCAAAAATGTAAAAACTATGTGCCTGTTGGAAGACGTGGAATATACCAGGGAGTAATCTTGAACATGCACTTGCATTGGAAAAAGCACCAAACTCTCCAGGTAATTGTGAAGACATTCACACCAGATGAAGTCAAGGAAATTGCCACAGAGTTAGCCAGACTAAGTGGTGGGATTGTGCTTGACATTCAAGATGGGAACACAATTATTATGTACAGAGGGAAAAACTATGTGCAGCCACCACCAGAAATCATGTCTCCAAAAGTTACACTACCTAGAAAAAAG GCACTGGATAAATCCAAATACAAAGAAAAGCTCAGATCTGTCAGGAGGTACATTCCCAGGCTTGAGCAGGAGCTTGAAGATCTTCATGCGCAGATGAAGTTATCTGGAGAGCATAAAGGAGGTATAGGGAAATACGTTGCTTCAGTTTCACAAAATGCAAACAGTATGGCAGCAAGAGTAGAATCTTCTATCTCAGTTCGCGATAAAACTGTATCTGATCTGCTGTCAGAAAGCGTAGAGGGATCCAAGAGGTTAGAGGATGAAAGTTCTGAGGTTGAAGACGTCTCAGCTTCAGAGTCTATGTCATTTTCAGAGTCTGAGGATCTCTCAGACATTTTTGAGACAGAATCAGAGGAGCAGGAAGAAGGCAACAAGGAACACCCCTTGTATCTGGATAGGCTGGATAAATTTCCCTCGGAGAACAatgataatgaacaagatgatttTGAGGAGCATCTACGGAAGATCGCTTCACTTTCTGATAAGACCGATTCACCttcgaaagaactaaaagtgTCAGAGCTTGACGAGATTGATAAAATCTTTTTGAGAGCTAGTTCATTGTTGAAGAAAAGGTGA
- the LOC112901075 gene encoding B-box zinc finger protein 24-like isoform X2 — MRIQCDACEGAAATVVCCADEAALCARCDVEIHAANKLASKHQRLPLGGTPGDVPRCDVCQEKPAFIFCVEDRALFCRDCDEPIHVPGTLSGNHQRYLATGIRVGFSSVCGAGAGADVPPPPRGCSKPAAAAKAPASKPAQPQEVPSSPFLPPSGWAVEDLLQLSNYESSDKDSPLEFKELEWFADIDLFHGHAPAKATTAEVPELLASPQPASSAGFYKTSGARQSKKPRVELPDDEDFFIVPDLG; from the exons ATGAGGATCCAGTGCGACGCGTGCGAGGGCGCGGCGGCCACGGTGGTGTGCTGCGCGGACGAGGCGGCGCTGTGCGCGCGCTGCGACGTCGAGATCCACGCCGCCAACAAGCTCGCCAGCAAGCACCAGCGCCTCCCGCTCGGCGGGACCCCCGGGGACGTCCCGCGCTGCGACGTCTGCCAGGAGAAGCCGGCCTTCATCTTCTGCGTCGAGGACAGGGCGCTCTTCTGCCGCGACTGCGACGAGCCCATCCACGTCCCCGGCACGCTCTCGGGGAACCACCAGCGCTACCTCGCCACCGGCATCCGCGTCGGCTTCAGCTCCGtctgcggcgccggcgccggcgccgacgtTCCCCCGCCGCCCAGGGGCTGCTCCAAGCCCGCGGCTGCCGCCAAGGCGCCTGCCAGTAAGCCCGCGCAGCCGCAGGAGGTGCCGTCGTCGCCGTTCCTGCCGCCGTCCGGATGGGCCGTCGAGGACCTCCTGCAGCTCTCCAACTACGAATCCAGCGACAAG GACTCGCCTCTCGAGTTCAAGGAGCTGGAGTGGTTCGCGGACATCGACCTGTTCCACGGCCACGCGCCGGCCAAAGCCACGACGGCCGAGGTCCCCGAGCTCCTCGCCTCGCCGCAGCCGGCGAGCAGCGCGGGGTTCTACAAGACGAGCGGTGCGCGCCAGAGCAAGAAGCCGCGGGTGGAGCTGCCCGACGACGAGGACTTCTTCATCGTTCCTGATCTTGGCTGA
- the LOC112901075 gene encoding B-box zinc finger protein 24-like isoform X1 — MRIQCDACEGAAATVVCCADEAALCARCDVEIHAANKLASKHQRLPLGGTPGDVPRCDVCQEKPAFIFCVEDRALFCRDCDEPIHVPGTLSGNHQRYLATGIRVGFSSVCGAGAGADVPPPPRGCSKPAAAAKAPASKPAQPQEVPSSPFLPPSGWAVEDLLQLSNYESSDKKDSPLEFKELEWFADIDLFHGHAPAKATTAEVPELLASPQPASSAGFYKTSGARQSKKPRVELPDDEDFFIVPDLG; from the exons ATGAGGATCCAGTGCGACGCGTGCGAGGGCGCGGCGGCCACGGTGGTGTGCTGCGCGGACGAGGCGGCGCTGTGCGCGCGCTGCGACGTCGAGATCCACGCCGCCAACAAGCTCGCCAGCAAGCACCAGCGCCTCCCGCTCGGCGGGACCCCCGGGGACGTCCCGCGCTGCGACGTCTGCCAGGAGAAGCCGGCCTTCATCTTCTGCGTCGAGGACAGGGCGCTCTTCTGCCGCGACTGCGACGAGCCCATCCACGTCCCCGGCACGCTCTCGGGGAACCACCAGCGCTACCTCGCCACCGGCATCCGCGTCGGCTTCAGCTCCGtctgcggcgccggcgccggcgccgacgtTCCCCCGCCGCCCAGGGGCTGCTCCAAGCCCGCGGCTGCCGCCAAGGCGCCTGCCAGTAAGCCCGCGCAGCCGCAGGAGGTGCCGTCGTCGCCGTTCCTGCCGCCGTCCGGATGGGCCGTCGAGGACCTCCTGCAGCTCTCCAACTACGAATCCAGCGACAAG AAGGACTCGCCTCTCGAGTTCAAGGAGCTGGAGTGGTTCGCGGACATCGACCTGTTCCACGGCCACGCGCCGGCCAAAGCCACGACGGCCGAGGTCCCCGAGCTCCTCGCCTCGCCGCAGCCGGCGAGCAGCGCGGGGTTCTACAAGACGAGCGGTGCGCGCCAGAGCAAGAAGCCGCGGGTGGAGCTGCCCGACGACGAGGACTTCTTCATCGTTCCTGATCTTGGCTGA
- the LOC112901503 gene encoding transcription factor bHLH153-like — translation MMMAEVANHSKRNHTDSYFSGKAVVTTSSEEFGSMTPKKPRNTSPRTSPVSPKEKKDKIGERVAALQQLVSPFGKTDTASVLQEASGYIKFLHQQLEVLSSPYMRAPPAAGAAPEDPEHYSLRNRGLCLVPVDLTLQLTQSNGADLWAPANTTRRR, via the exons atgatgatggcTGAAGTGGCCAATCACAGCAAGAGGAACCACACCGACAGCTACTTCAGCGGGAAGGCCGTCGTCACCACCAGCTCGGAGGAGTTTGGAAGCATGACCCCGAAGAAGCCGAGGAACACGAGCCCAAGGACGTCTCCAGTGTCACCGAAG GAGAAGAAGGATAAGATCGGCGAGAGGGTCGCAGCGCTCCAGCAGCTAGTGTCACCGTTTGGGAAG ACGGATACGGCTTCTGTTCTGCAGGAGGCGTCAGGGTACATCAAGTTCCTGCACCAGCAACTCGAG GTCCTGAGCTCCCCCTACATGCGTgctcctccggccgccggcgccgcgcctgAG GATCCCGAGCACTACAGCCTCCGGAACCGCGGGCTGTGCCTGGTGCCGGTGGACCTGACGCTGCAGCTGACCCAGAGCAACGGGGCCGACCTGTGGGCGCCGGCGAACACGACCAGGCGCCGGTGA
- the LOC112898713 gene encoding uncharacterized protein LOC112898713, which produces MSYFQATMHKPHGMLTAYRPVAGLGRTHELLGRHTLCPHSTRSCKLQQQLYPRLVLVSACHKRLGPVYASSGKENPVNDPFSMESLNKAMAQAKRPRSLQDLLSERMAKIRGQGSGGNGGNKNRYGGSGGGSDGPEDESFKDSLYEMIQILIATIAFILVYVHIIRGEELYRLARDYTRYLVTGKRTARLKRAMLNWRDFSERITKKDSAQEEDYYGRSVSSESAWWQQPKQLARRLEELCRGYLRPHAQES; this is translated from the exons ATGAGCTACTTCCAAGCTACAATGCACAAACCTCATGGTATGCTCACTGCATACAGGCCAGTAGCTGGTCTTGGAAGGACCCACGAGCTGCTTGGTCGACACACTCTGTGCCCACATTCTACAAGATCTTGCAAACTGCAACAGCAACTGTATCCAAGGCTTGTTCTTGTTTCTGCTTGCCATAAAAGGCTTGGTCCTGTATATGCCTCGAGTGGAAAAGAGAACCCTGTCAATGAC CCTTTCTCAATGGAATCTTTGAATAAAGCTATGGCTCAAGCAAAAAGACCAAGGTCCCTGCAAGACTTGCTGAGCGAGCGGATGGCTAAGATTCGAGGACAAGGATCTGGTGGAAATGGAGGAAACAAAAACCGATATGGAGGTAGCGGTGGTGGTTCTGATGGCCCAGAGGATGAATCTTTCAAGGATTCATTATATGAGATGATCCAGATTTTGATAGCAACTATTGCCTTCATACTTGTG TATGTCCACATAATAAGAGGGGAGGAGTTGTACCGCCTTGCTAGGGACTACACCAGGTATCTAGTCACCGGTAAGAGGACAGCTCGTCTGAAACGTGCCATGCTGAACTGGCGTGATTTCTCCGAGCGCATCACCAAGAAGGATAGCGCACAAGAAGAGGACTACTATGGAAGATCAGTCTCTTCTGAATCCGCATGGTGGCAGCAGCCCAAACAGCTTGCTCGTCGTTTGGAGGAGCTCTGCAGAGGCTACTTGCGCCCTCACGCCCAGGAGTCGTAG
- the LOC112899375 gene encoding endochitinase B-like, whose product MAIASSPRQTTTLTALTLGLVALLCAAGPCSGGGGASVPSVVTEAFFDGIKSQAGSGCEGNNFYTRGAFLSAANSFPGFAHGGSEADGKREVAAFFAHATYETGHFCYISEINRANVFCDASSRQWPCAPGKKYYGRGPLQLSWNFNYGPAGRRIGVDLLGDPDRVARDPAVSFKAALWSWMSSAHQAVPRGFGATVRAIDGGLACGGGNPAQVNALVGYYKQYCQQLGVDPGSNLTC is encoded by the exons ATGGCCATAGCAAGCTCACCACGGCAGACGACGACCCTGACGGCCTTGACTCTCGGGCTAGTAGCGCTCCTCTGCGCCGCCGGCCCgtgctcgggcggcggcggcgcgtccgtGCCCAGCGTCGTCACCGAGGCGTTCTTCGACGGCATCAAGTCCCAGGCCGGGTCCGGGTGCGAGGGCAACAACTTCTACACGCGGGGCGCGTTCCTGAGCGCCGCCAACTCGTTTCCGGGCTTCGCGCACGGCGGCTCGGAGGCCGACGGCAAGCGCGAGGTCGCCGCCTTCTTCGCGCACGCCACGTACGAGACCGGAC ATTTCTGCTACATCAGCGAGATCAACAGGGCGAACGTCTTCTGCGACGCGAGCAGCAGGCAGTGGCCGTGCGCCCCGGGGAAGAAATACTACGGGCGCGGCCCGCTGCAGCTGTCGTGGAACTTCAACTACGGGCCGGCGGGGAGGCGCATCGGCGTCGACCTGCTGGGGGACCCGGACCGGGTGGCGAGGGACCCCGCGGTCTCGTTCAAGGCGGCGCTCTGGTCCTGGATGAGCAGCGCGCACCAGGCCGTGCCGCGGGGGTTCGGCGCCACCGTCAGGGCCATCGACGGCGGCCTCGCGTGCGGCGGGGGGAACCCCGCCCAGGTGAACGCGCTGGTGGGTTACTACAAGCAGTACTGCCAGCAGCTCGGCGTCGACCCCGGGAGCAACCTCACCTGCTAG